In a genomic window of archaeon BMS3Bbin15:
- a CDS encoding sugar-specific transcriptional regulator TrmB gives MRNLPDLRTPVRELTLIDIMGCMFGLKKLETSIYIELVEENSMTVNDLVERFDKDRSTIQRALQNLTITGLIYREQKNIRNGGYYYVYKAAPFRDIKDIMKVSITRWSEAVMNWIDELELKSEE, from the coding sequence ATGAGAAATCTTCCAGATCTCAGAACCCCTGTCAGAGAACTTACTCTTATAGATATAATGGGATGTATGTTTGGTCTGAAAAAACTCGAGACCTCCATTTATATTGAGCTTGTAGAGGAAAACTCAATGACTGTTAATGACCTGGTGGAGAGATTCGACAAAGATAGAAGTACTATTCAGAGAGCTCTACAGAATCTGACAATTACAGGATTGATTTACAGGGAGCAGAAGAATATAAGGAATGGTGGTTATTACTATGTATATAAAGCTGCTCCCTTCAGAGATATTAAGGATATAATGAAGGTTAGTATTACACGGTGGAGTGAAGCAGTTATGAACTGGATAGATGAACTTGAGCTTAAATCAGAGGAGTAA